The following coding sequences lie in one Methylotuvimicrobium alcaliphilum 20Z genomic window:
- a CDS encoding TIGR03758 family integrating conjugative element protein, whose amino-acid sequence MKQTRQLIIGLFISGVAWAASEYNDYLAALSARESSSNPGTVNKYGFLGSYQMGESALIDAGYYLKDHTPNTNDWTGTWTGKYGIHSKADFLANAAVQTQAIKDYNIKQWGYISNLGLDHYVGQTVAGIVMTESGLLAGAHLVGVGGLKKFLTSNGAQIPSDANNTAITHYISTFNGYNLAAITGNVTAGGSTGSVSTVGNGISDIQPPATAVWQPLINPSAAFTNSAGGVSYQELKIAIQSIIAILLFLWLAFVSWSQFKMWGANSISIMAMKSTIIRATALMMLLLFIFIV is encoded by the coding sequence ATGAAGCAAACCAGGCAACTGATTATCGGCTTGTTCATTTCAGGAGTGGCGTGGGCGGCTTCCGAATACAACGATTACTTGGCGGCGCTCAGTGCCAGAGAATCCAGCAGCAATCCCGGCACCGTCAATAAATACGGCTTTTTAGGCAGTTATCAGATGGGGGAGAGCGCCTTGATCGATGCCGGATATTATCTCAAAGATCACACGCCGAATACCAATGACTGGACAGGGACCTGGACCGGGAAGTACGGGATACACAGCAAAGCCGACTTTTTAGCGAACGCGGCAGTACAAACCCAAGCGATCAAAGATTACAACATCAAGCAGTGGGGTTATATAAGCAATTTAGGGTTGGATCACTATGTAGGCCAAACGGTAGCCGGTATCGTTATGACCGAATCGGGTTTATTGGCAGGCGCTCACCTGGTCGGGGTCGGAGGGCTTAAAAAGTTTTTAACATCCAACGGCGCACAAATCCCCAGTGATGCCAATAACACCGCCATTACCCATTACATTTCGACGTTTAATGGTTATAACCTGGCAGCGATTACCGGCAATGTTACCGCCGGAGGCAGTACCGGTTCCGTCAGTACGGTGGGTAATGGGATCAGTGACATTCAACCTCCAGCTACCGCTGTCTGGCAACCGTTGATAAATCCTTCGGCCGCATTCACAAACAGCGCCGGCGGCGTCAGCTATCAAGAACTTAAAATTGCGATACAATCGATTATCGCAATCCTGCTTTTTTTATGGCTCGCCTTTGTCAGTTGGAGTCAATTCAAAATGTGGGGCGCAAACAGTATCTCGATCATGGCAATGAAGTCCACTATCATTCGAGCCACAGCGTTAATGATGCTGTTATTGTTTATTTTTATCGTGTGA
- a CDS encoding type II toxin-antitoxin system RelE/ParE family toxin — protein MLDRFAHIAEQPYLYQAVDSILAGYRRSVYGTDSIYYRINDGTVEIMTILGHQDTEDWL, from the coding sequence ATGCTTGATCGTTTTGCACACATCGCTGAACAGCCTTATCTATATCAAGCCGTTGACTCTATCCTTGCTGGGTACAGGCGTAGCGTGTATGGCACCGACAGTATTTATTACCGGATCAATGACGGCACAGTCGAAATCATGACTATTTTAGGCCATCAGGATACGGAAGATTGGCTATAA
- a CDS encoding ribbon-helix-helix domain-containing protein produces MVRQSISVSEPNDEWLKAQVASAEYSSKSEAINDLIRQARRRQLEIEHIRSELIKSEQSGFIDEQPDELLANFKEEARQDGLL; encoded by the coding sequence ATGGTAAGACAAAGCATATCCGTATCGGAACCCAATGACGAATGGTTGAAAGCCCAAGTCGCCAGTGCAGAGTACAGCAGTAAGAGCGAGGCGATTAACGACCTTATCCGGCAGGCACGGCGGCGGCAGCTTGAAATCGAGCATATTCGTTCTGAACTGATTAAATCGGAACAGAGCGGTTTTATCGACGAGCAGCCGGACGAATTATTGGCCAACTTCAAGGAAGAAGCACGGCAAGATGGGCTCTTATAA
- a CDS encoding putative toxin-antitoxin system toxin component, PIN family: protein MKIVVDTNIFLAACLSQGSANAVIAACLRGQAIPLMGTALFNEYEDVMARSTLFQRSRLSAEERNELLDIFLSVCQWTRIYYGWRPNLPDEGDNHLVELAVAGNAQFIVTRNLRDLSRMELNFPHLTVLTPEAFLKEIAT, encoded by the coding sequence ATGAAAATTGTCGTAGATACCAATATTTTTTTGGCTGCCTGCTTAAGCCAAGGCTCTGCTAACGCGGTGATCGCTGCTTGTTTACGAGGTCAGGCCATTCCTTTAATGGGCACGGCATTGTTTAACGAGTACGAAGATGTAATGGCCCGGTCAACGTTATTTCAACGTAGTCGTCTGAGTGCTGAAGAACGTAATGAGCTTCTGGATATTTTCCTCTCGGTTTGTCAGTGGACACGGATCTATTATGGCTGGAGGCCGAATCTACCTGACGAGGGTGATAACCATTTGGTCGAGCTTGCGGTTGCCGGTAATGCGCAATTTATAGTAACTCGCAATCTTCGTGATCTATCCAGAATGGAATTGAATTTTCCGCATTTGACTGTACTGACACCTGAAGCATTTTTGAAGGAAATAGCAACATGA